A section of the Neofelis nebulosa isolate mNeoNeb1 chromosome 12, mNeoNeb1.pri, whole genome shotgun sequence genome encodes:
- the MSMP gene encoding prostate-associated microseminoprotein, with the protein MTLMMLWSGQAKGVLGSWGIICLVISLLLQQPGVHSKCYFQAQAPCHYEGKYFTLGESWLRKDCFHCTCLHPVGVGCCDTSQHPIDFPAGCEVRQEAGTCQFSLVQKSDPRLPCKGGGPDPEWGSANTPAPGAPAPHSN; encoded by the exons ATGACCCTAATGATGCTCTGGTCTGGACAGGCGAAGGGAGTCCTGGGAAGCTGGGGGATCATCTGCTTGGTGATATCTCTGCTCCTCCAGCAGCCAGGAGTCCACAGCAAGTGCTACTTTCAAGCTCAAG CCCCCTGCCACTATGAAGGGAAATATTTTACCCTGGGTGAGTCTTGGCTCCGCAAGGACTGTTTCCATTGTACCTGTCTGCATCCCGTCGGTGTGGGCTGCTGTGACAC GTCTCAGCATCCCATCGACTTCCCCGCGGGGTGTGAGGTACGTCAGGAGGCAGGAACCTGTCAATTCTCCCTGGTACAAAAATCTGACCCTCGGCTGCCCTGCAAAGGGGGAGGGCCTGACCCCGAATGGGGCTCAGCCAACACCCCTGCCCCTGGggcccctgctccccactccaACTAA
- the RGP1 gene encoding RAB6A-GEF complex partner protein 2, with protein sequence MIEVVAELSRGPVFLAGEALECVVTVTNPLPPTATSASSEALAWASAQIHCQFHASESRVALPPPDASQPDVQPESQTVFLPHRGERGQCILSTPPKILFCDLRLDPGESKSYSYSEVLPIEGPPSFRGQSVKYVYKLTIGCQRVNSPITLLRVPLRVLVLTGLQDIRFPQDEAVAPSSPFLEEDEGGKKDSWLAELAGERLMAATSCRSLHLYNISDGRGKVGTFGIFKSVYRLGEDVVGTLNLGEGTVACLQFSVSLQTEERVQPEYQRRRRTGGIPSVSHVTHARHQESCLHTTRTSFSLPIPLSSTPGFCTAIVSLKWRLHFEFVTSREPGLVLLPPLEQPEPVTWTGPEQVPVDTFSWDLPIKVLPTSPTLASYAAPGPSTSTITI encoded by the exons ATGATTGAAGTGGTAGCAGAGCTGAGCCGAGGTCCTGTGTTTCTGGCGGGGGAGGCGCTGGAGTGTGTGGTGACAGTCACCAACCCCCTACCCCCCACGGCCACTTCTGCATCCAG TGAGGCTTTGGCCTGGGCCAGTGCCCAAATCCACTGCCAGTTCCATGCCAGTGAGAGTCGAGTAGCACTACCTCCCCCTGACGCCAGTCAGCCAGACGTCCAGCCTGAGAGCCAGACTGTCTTTCTACCACACCGAG GTGAGAGGGGTCAGTGTATCCTTTCCACTCCACCAAAAATCCTTTTCTGTGATCTGAGGCTAGATCCTGGAGAGTCCAAATCAT ACTCCTACAGTGAAGTGCTGCCCATAGAGGGACCACCCTCCTTTCGGGGTCAGTCAGTCAAGTATGTCTACAAACTGACCATTGGCTGCCAGCGTGTCAACTCACCCATCACTTTACTCAGGGTCCCTCTGAGGGTTCTTGTGCTGACAG GCCTTCAAGATATCCGGTTTCCCCAGGATGAGGCTGTAGCCCCATCTAGTCCATTCTTGGAGGAGGATGAAGGTGGGAAGAAGGATTCATGGCTAGCAGAGCTGGCTGGGGAGCGTCTCATGGCTGCCACATCCTGCCGCAGCCTCC ATCTATACAATATCAGTGATGGCCGAGGAAAAGTTGGGACATTTGGCATCTTCAAATCTGTATACAGACTCGGCGAGGATGTGGTGGGGACCTTAAACTTAGGGGAAGGAACTGTAGCTTGTTTGCAG TTTTCAGTAAGTTTACAGACTGAGGAACGTGTACAGCCTGAATACCAGAGGCGCCGCAGGACAGGGGGTATCCCCTCTGTCTCTCATGTGACTCATGCCCGGCACCAGGAGTCCTGCCTGCATACAACCAGAACCAgcttctccctccccatccctctcaGCTCCACCCCAGGCTTCTGCACAGCCATTG TGTCCCTGAAGTGGAGATTGCATTTTGAATTTGTAACATCGCGAGAACCAGGTTTGGTGCTCCTACCTCCCTTGGAACAGCCTGAGCCTGTCACCTGGACAGGGCCTGAGCAAGTGCCCGTAGACACCTTCAGCTGGGACCTTCCAATCAAGGTGCTGCCCACAAGCCCTACCCTGGCCTCATAtgcagccccaggccccagcaccAGCACCATAACCATCTGA